CGAATTCTTCAAGGCCGCCCTTCGAGGATCTTCCGGATCGAAGCGATACAATCCAATCGAGCCAACTTGGCCATCCGCCAGTTCAACTTTTCCCGCACCACTGTGAACCGTTAAACCACCTCGCTTTACACCCATCCATGCCACTTCTGGGTCATTCGTCAGATCGCCATCACCATTGGTATCGATGAAGAGCTTCGAGTCACCTTCTTCGGGTTCGTCCAGAATAAAAACCCACTCTTTGCCATCAATCTCGATCTTTCCGTATTTCGGATTCCCCAACTCCTTCGGAGCAACTTGCACCACATCGGCTTCAAGATTCATTTCCGCCTGAAGCGGCCGATATCCGCCCGTTTTCGCGGTGAGCCCACTGCCGACAAATTCTTCCTGAATTTCCTGAGCCTTCGCATGGTTTGCCAAGACGACCAAAAGGGGCAACATGGTGAGAAACGTAATTCCCCGAAAACATCGCAAGAAAAGAGAACACATAAACAATCATCCTCGCTTGAAAGTTGGTGTCGTTTGGCCTCATCGTTGCTCAGTGCGTCATGAGCCAGCCCTCGATTTTAATACTCTCTGGCTTTGGTTGCCATTGTCGAAACAACTTTTTGTCCGTTGATCGATTTCGAAGATGCCCCCGAATAAGAAGGCTGAATCCCAGGTTTGTTTGCGCAGAACTCGCCTCTCAAATCACCAGATCGGCGATTTAAGATCAATTTCCTCGCTGTAATCGGAACGAGTCGACTAGGGTCGCGGCATTGGCCTCCACCATGAAACGGCAACGCCACACCCGAAGCCTGACAGGTCGAGTTGCTTCGAACCCGCAAACTTCACTCCCGTCAATTCTCGATCTCTTTGACATTTCCGTTTCGCGTAGATCGTAAAACGGTAGAACTTCAGGTTAGATGAAACACATCATCTCGATATTGCTCATCGCCACGTTAATCGGAGTGGCGCCTGCTGAGGATTGGCTCATGTGGCGAAAGGACGCCGGTCGAACGGACGCAACCTCATCCGAGCTGCCGAATCCCCTACAGCTGCAATGGGTTCGCACCCTGCCTACGATCACACCGGCGCTCAAGAATCCGCGTTTACATTTTGACGCCGGCTACGAAACCGGTTGTTGCAGAAGGTCTTCTATTACTATCATCTTCTTGCACTGACTCACTAACCGCTTACGACATCAAAACTGGCAGCCAACTCTGGGAATGTCGCGCCAACGGCCCCTTGCAATTCACTCCCGCGATCTCGGACCAATCGGTCTGTTTAGGATCGGATAATGGTGTTCTTTATTGCGGCAAGCTGCAAACCGACGAACTGATTTGGAAACTACGTTCGGTCCCCAGCCAACGTCTTGTGTTAGGCAACCGCCGACTGATCTCGATGTGGCCGGTCCGAGGCGGCCAACTGGTGGCCGAAGGCAACGTCTATTTCGCGACAGGAACCGGGCCCTTCGAAGGAATTTTTGTCTACGCCGTGGAGATCGCGTTGGGAAAACTTATTTAGCGCAACGACCGACTCCGCTATCTATTCGGTCAACAACGCCACCCTCGGAAAGCCATCGGAGGACTCACTCCCCAAGGCTATTTACTGATTAACGATAACACGCTAATTGTCTCGTAATCAGCGGCTTATCCTGCGCGGCTAGATCGGGAGACCGGCGCACTTATCGAGTTCGAGCTACCGTCGCCAAACCGATTTCCCGGCATTTGGTTTGCGAGTATGGATCCCACAAAAGCAAAGGCAATTCGACGCGGCAAATCAACCTTTGATGATGTGGTGAATCGCCAACTCCACGAAGATCGCATGCACAAGGGCCTAGGTAACTCGGCAACGAGTCGCAAGATCACCAACAAAGACAATCCGACAACTTTCAATCATCCCTTGCCGGGCGTTTCGGGAACCATCCATTCGCTGATCGTTGTCGACCAATATGTGATCGCGACGACCCGAGAGAGAAAAGTCTACTGTTTTTCGGCACCCGATCAGAAACCGTCTCCAATCGTGCAGCATTGGCCACCTCCCGGCAAAGACTCTTACCCACAATCCAACGTCCCAACGACGTGCGAACGTCGTCCATCGCCTTGCCGACACCAAGTTTGACTTGGCATTTGTGCTCGGCTTACAAGAGGAATCACTGGTCAAAGCACTGCACAACCTGACGAATTATCAGGATTGTGACAATCGTTGACAACGAAACTCGTGTTCGGAACTCAGGCAACAACTTGAAGATGCGGGGCTTGATACCGCGTGTGGCCGTGCTGCACCGCAACTTACAGACACTCGAACTTCCACCTTACATTGCTAGTCTGATCACCAATGAATCGGCAGCAACTCTAGAAATCTCGTCAAAGCGACTCCAAACCCTGCGTCCTTTTGCTGGTACCGTGTTATTCGACCGAAGCTCACAGAGGATCGCCAACGACGTCTTCGCGCAAATATCGCCAGGTAACGTTCGAACAAACGATTGATGATGACCAGACAATCATCAAACGTACTGGAGCCCTTCCGGGTTCCACCGACTATCTCGGCGGCTGGACCGATAGCCGCGATCCATTGGTCCGCTTCCCTTGGGGCGTTCTGTGGTTGGGTGACGCAGTCGCCCACTTCAAACGCTTACCCTCGCCGCAATTTCGGGCTGGCATCATGGTCTCAAAACCCAAGGACTGAAAGAAACCTCTTCTCAAGGGAAACAACTCGATCGACTCCCCTCTGCGTCGCCTGTGTTTTCGAACATTTACACAGGTCGAGTTCCGGGCAAAGAAGAACAACCTCGGCTAAATACCAGCATACATCAGTCCCAAGCCGACCCCATGGAATCACGTCAATACCGACCACCCCGCCAAAAACATGCCTGGAAGCCCACACACCCCCTAGCCGGGGAGCGCACAAATCCACTCACGGGCGCAATCGGACTCTGAACATTCCCCAAAAGCGACGGTTGCGATGGAGGCGTCGACTAAGGCGACTTCTTCATCCTCCGCAGGGGAACGCCTGCCTTTTATGACAAAACGCAGGAAAGTGGTACCGTCTTCTTGAGCGGACCGCGCAGTGGATGCACCAATCGCGTCATTCCAGCTGGAGGTTTGCTTTATGTCCCCAATTTTTACGATGGCTGTACATGTCGCTATCCACTCCCCACTGCTGTGTCACTTGTGGGGATGCCAGAAAGCGATGAACAATGGTCATCATGAGAAAGCAGCCAGCTCGACCCCGGCTCAGTGCAACGCATTGGCCTCAACTTTGGAGCATCGAGAGATCGCATCCCACGAGCCGGCACGTGATGGCTTGATTACCCTTCCGTCGGCGGTCCCTCGCCGACATTGAAGATCACGTAATCGCCACGAGCGCCGATCTACCGTTATCATCACAGCCTGTGAATGACCAGCAGTGAGGAAATGCCCTGGGTCTCCGGATCGATCGTGGAAGGTCGAACAAAAATTCGACTGCACGAAATTTATCCAGGCGTTACAAGATACGACTATGCTTCGCCGAACCTGACGCAATTTCTGTCTGCGATCGCGTGCAAGACATTTCAGTTCAAGGCAAAAACATCATTGACAACCTCGACATTTACGCTGAGTCCGGTGGGATGCTGCGTGGGCTGGTCCGCACTATTCACGATGTCCCGCTTGAGAACGTACTGCAATTGCACCTTCGCGCATCGAAGGGTAAGCCCCTGCTGCGCGGTATCGAGGTGGTGCGAACGGAATAAGCGATTGTTCCATCGCCTTTCCATCGAAGACCTGCCTGCTGAAAGACCTTCTATCTCTGGCTTAAAAAAAACACTTGCGAAAACGTCCGAATCTTTTGATGATGGGCAGCAGCCCCGATCTTCAAAACAAGGGAAACCGATTCATGCCGAAACGCATCCCCCCTTCCGGCCAACACCGCAACAGCATTATCTCGCGACGCGAATTGCTTCAAGCTGGCTCAGTCACTGCAGCTGCCACGTCTACCGCTCCGCTTTTCCTTCATGCTTCTGATAAGTCTGGTTCAAAGAAACCGATTATTGGCCACGGCGAGCACACCTATGAATGCGAACACGATTGGGGAGCGGAATCACTAACGAGAGGCCAACATTACGGAGGTGCTTCACACGGCACTGCGGTGGACTCAGAGGGTCGCGTCTACATCACGCACCGCGGTGCCCCAGGCTCGTTATTCGTGTTCGACGCGGACGGCCAATTTATCCGTTCGATGGGCCATTTCCATCACGCGGGCGGCGCCGCCCAATCGAGTGGACATGGAATTGACATTCGCAAGGAAGACGGCGAAGAGTTTGTCTATCTGGCTGCCGCTGACAAAGCAATGGATTTTGCAAAAATGACTTTGAACGGCGAAGTCGTCTGGCGGAAAGGGCGAAAAGCAATTCACGCCGATAGCGGCATGTACACCCAAGGCACCGCTTATCGCCCAACGAACATCAGCTTTTCCCCCGATGGCGGCTATTTCCTCGGGGACGGTTACGGCAGCAACTACATTTTCCAGTATGACAAAAACGGTAACTACCTTCGCACCCTTGGCGGTCCTGGCAATCAAAATGGACGGTTCAAAACGCCCCATGGGCAATGGCTGGACAACCGCGATGGAACGCCCAAATTAGTGGTGGCAGATCGTGCAAACAAACGTTTGCAATGGTTCGACATGGAGGGCAATCACCTGAAGACGCTGGGCGGATTCTTATTCCCCGCCGACATCGACATTCAGGGAAAAATTCTCATGGTTCCCGATCTCCATTGCCGCATTACTTTACTCGATGAAAACAACCAGGTTATCGTGCAACTTGGCGAAGACCCCAAATGGCGAACCAGAGCGTTAGACGGCTT
This genomic window from Pirellulaceae bacterium contains:
- a CDS encoding PQQ-binding-like beta-propeller repeat protein, producing the protein MTPATKPVVAEGLLLLSSSCTDSLTAYDIKTGSQLWECRANGPLQFTPAISDQSVCLGSDNGVLYCGKLQTDELIWKLRSVPSQRLVLGNRRLISMWPVRGGQLVAEGNVYFATGTGPFEGIFVYAVEIALGKLI
- a CDS encoding malectin domain-containing carbohydrate-binding protein is translated as MRLCFAEPDAISVCDRVQDISVQGKNIIDNLDIYAESGGMLRGLVRTIHDVPLENVLQLHLRASKGKPLLRGIEVVRTE
- a CDS encoding peptidase; amino-acid sequence: MPKRIPPSGQHRNSIISRRELLQAGSVTAAATSTAPLFLHASDKSGSKKPIIGHGEHTYECEHDWGAESLTRGQHYGGASHGTAVDSEGRVYITHRGAPGSLFVFDADGQFIRSMGHFHHAGGAAQSSGHGIDIRKEDGEEFVYLAAADKAMDFAKMTLNGEVVWRKGRKAIHADSGMYTQGTAYRPTNISFSPDGGYFLGDGYGSNYIFQYDKNGNYLRTLGGPGNQNGRFKTPHGQWLDNRDGTPKLVVADRANKRLQWFDMEGNHLKTLGGFLFPADIDIQGKILMVPDLHCRITLLDENNQVIVQLGEDPKWRTRALDGFKMRTKRAEWLPGKFVHPHDACFDEHGNIFVAEWVETGRVSKLRKVS